A region of the Pseudarthrobacter sp. MM222 genome:
GCGCCGACTTCCTCCGGAGGGCGCTTGTGGCCGGCGACGTCGAAGGTGTGGCCGCCGCCCTCGCACCACTCCAGCGTTGCCGCTGGCCCGATGCGGGCCACCACTGCCTCCAGCAGTGCCGGGGTCGCGAAAGCATCCCGGGTCCCCTGCAGGAAGAGCATCGGCAGGGTTAGTCCATAAAGGTGCTCGTCGCGGATTTTCTCCGGCTTGCCCGGCGGATGGAGCGGGTAACCGAGATAGACGAGGCCCGCGGCCGCCATTCCATCCGCAACGGCCATCGAGGCCATGCGGCCACCGAACGATTTACCGGCGGCCCATACCGGTTCGCCGGCCGACCTGGCGGCAGCTTCCTCCATGGCAGCGCGCCAGGCCGCGATCGCGGCCGGTGGCTTGTCCGGAAACTTCTTCCCGGCCTCGCGGTAAGGGAAGTTGAAGCGGAGGGTGGCGACGGACTCCTCGTTCAGGGCTCGCGTGAAGCCGCTAAGGAAGGGATGGTCCATGCCGGTACCGGCACCGTGCGCGACCACGAGGGTGGCGAAGGTGCTGGTGGGCCGCGCGTAGACGGCGGAGACCGCGATATCGCCGGTGGCGATGGAGACGGGGGATTCGGCTGTCGGCATGATTCCATTCTGCCGTCTCCGCGGGCCGGGCGCCGGTGGTTAAGCTGTTCTCAGAAGCACTACCCATCACCGTCCGTGAAAACTGCGGCGGCGCCGATGCCGGCGTCGCCACCCACAGGGAAACGAGAGCAATGAGCCCGATCACCGTCCGCCACAATCCTGATCGAAACCGCTTCGAAGTGCTCGATGGAGACACGGTCATCGGGCGCGCTGCCTACGTGGATCGCGACGCCGAGAGCCAGCGGATCTTTTATCACACGGTCATCAACGACGGATTCGAGGGCCAGGGCTTAGCCGGGCGCCTGGCGGCGCAGGCCCTCGACGAGACCGTAGCCGCGGGGCTCACGATCGTGCCCGTCTGCCCGTACATCAAGAAGTACCTGCAGAAGCATCCCGGCTACTCCGCGAACGTCAGTAGGCCAAACCCCGCAACGCTGGAATTTCTCGACGCATACTTGGCGGGGCAGGCCCGTCGGTGACCGGAACCTAGCCGCCGGGTTCAGTGGCGGCGGGATTGGTGCCGCCGGACTGGCCGGGGGTATCCGCCGCGCGGGACAGAAACCTCTCCACACGACGATCCGGAATCAGCCAGAGGGCCGCGACCCCGGAGTAGACCGCGACGCCCAGCGCCGGATTCACGAGACTGAGGGCCATCCCCGCAACGTAAAGAAAGGGGGATAACCTGCCCTTCCAATCCCGGCCCATAGCCACGTCCAAGGCGCCGTGTGGTCCTTGCCGCCGGACCAGCGCCGTCTTCAGGATGTAAAAGGCGATTGCGGCAAGCAGCAGGTTCAGCCCGTACACGAGCACCGGCACCTCCGCCAGATCACTGGTGCTCATCCAGCGGGTCGTGAACGGAAACAGCGACAACCAAAACAGCAGATGCAGGTTGGCCCAGAGGATGCCGCCGCTGATCCTGCCGGCCAGGTGAAGCATGTGGTGGTGGTTATTCCAGTAGATCCCGACGTACGCAAAGCTCAGCACATAGCTTAAGAAGGTTGGCACCTCTTCCAGCAGTGCGGGCCACGTTGGCTCTGCGGGGACGTGGAGCTCCAAGACCATAATGGTGATGATGATGGCCAGCACGCCGTCGCTGAAGGCCTCGAGCCGGTTCTTGTTCATCAGTGTGCTTTCATCGCGGATTTTTGCACGAGTCTACGTCAGCAGACCAAGCCGGGGCACCCTCGGCGGCCGGTCAGGGCACGCGGGGCCAGGTGCCGCTTCGGCTCGGCTCGGCGGCAACGGGGCTTAGGGCAACGATGAACGCCGCCGCATAGGCTGCCCGGCTCCCGCGAGGCCTGACGCGGTCACTTTACAATCAGCGTCCCATGCATGTCCGGATGGAAGTCGCAGTGGTAGGCGTAGGTGCCCGGCCGGGCGGGCGCCGTGAAGGTGCCGGTGCCGCCGCTGCCCTGGACGTCCACGCTAAAGGCAGACCCCTCATCGGCCGTTACGGTATGGCGCGCACTGTCCTGGTTGGTCGCGGTCACTGTCGCCCCCGGGGGCACCGTGATCGGCGCCCCGTAGCCGAAGTCCTTGATCGTGATGGTCGCCGCGGCACTTGCCGCAGGACCGTTCATCCCGGTGTTATCCGGGGACGCTGTCGCGGCCGGGGGCGCCGACGACGCCGGGGCCGGGCTTCCGCCGCCGGCGCAACCCGCCGTCCCGGCCAGGATCAAGGCCAGTGCAGGGGCCAGCAACGCTGTCCGGATTTTGCCAGTATTCATGGCGCACCAACCTCGCCCGGGAAAGGAACCGCAGGAGACTACCCCTCAATTCTCCGCCCGGCGCAGTGAAAAGGCACTGGCTAGTTTGGGTGCAGACGTCGGAAAGCTCCGGCACCGAGCGTTCAGGTACCGGAGCTTTCCGTGCAGCGTTGGAAGGTTAGCTGAGGCAGTCAGCGCAGTATGAGTGACCTGCTTTTTCGCGCGCGAGCTGTGAACGGTGCCGGACGAGGAAGCAGGAGTAGCAGGTGAACTCGTCTTCCTTCTGCGGGATGACCGTGACCGTCAGTTCCTCACCGGAGAGGTCGGCGCCGGGCAGTTCCACGCCCTCGGAGGTATCGGCCTCATCGAGGTCACGGGCTACGCTGCGTGCGTCCGGCGCATTGGCAGAACGAAGGGCCTCGAGCGAAGCATTTCGTGATTCCGCGACGTCGGATCGGACTTCGTCATAGTCGGTTGCCACCTGGTTGATTCTCGATTCTGTTGGTCTTGGATCCCCCCGGGAATGAACCGTACCGCACCAAGCCGGGTACACGCCGGGAAAAATGCGAAACGGCCCCGTGACCCTCACCTCATCAGTGGGAGGCATCGGGGGTCCGTAGCTGCGGCAACTGCCGTGCCCGCACGAGAATCCCTTGATTTGGTCGCGATTTCACGCGGCGTTAATTCTGGCGCCCTAGGCTGATGGTTCGAGTACCATCCGCCAGAAGGGAACCATCATGGCCGATATTGCCGCAGTGCTGGGCCGGCTCACTCCAGAGGAACTGGATGGGCTCCGTGCCGTCGGCCCGCAGGGGCACCTGACCAGGCCGCTCACGGAGGCTCTGGACCGCGCAGCGGGCGGGCCCGGCGCTGGGCGGGGGTATTACGTTCCGAGCGGTAGCGTCAGTCCCACCGGCGGTCCCCATCTTGTCCTGCGCAGCGACGTGACCGCCTGGCTTTTCGGAGCCGCCGCCCAGGTTCCGCTGCCCCAGGCCGAGGCGTAGCCGCCGGCATATCTGCAACGGCAGTACCGGGCCGCTCCTTGTGTCCTGCATCTCGTCGGGTTACGGTAAATGCTCAGCAAGCTTAGTATTTAGGTTTTCCCGAAGGAGTTCTGATGAGAGCACTAACGTGGCAGGGCAAGCGGTCGGTACGGGTCGAAAACGTGCCGGACCCGGTGATCCAGGACCCCACCGATGCCATCGTCAAGATCACGTCCTCGGCGATCTGTGGCTCGGACCTTCACCTGTACGAGGTGCTGGGACCGTATCTGCAGGCCGGCGATATCCTGGGCCACGAGCCGATGGGGATAGTGCAGGAAGTTGGCGCCGACGTACGGAACCTCAAGCCCGGCGACCGGGTGGTCATTCCGTTCAACATCTCGTGCGGGCACTGCTGGATGTGCAAGCAGGGACTGCAGTCCCAGTGTGAGACCACCCAGGTGCGCTCGCACAACAGCGGAGCCAGCCTGTTTGGCTTCTCCGAGCTCTACGGCTCGGTCCCGGGCGGCCAGGCCGAGTTTCTCCGGGTTCCCTACGCCGATTACGGACCCGTCAAGGTAGGGCAGGAACTCCCGGACGAGCGGTATCTCTACCTGTCCGATATCCTGCCCACCGCCTGGCAGGGCGTGAAGTATGCCGACGTCCCCGCCGGGGGAACCCTCGCCGTTTTCGGACTCGGCCCGGTGGGCCAGTTCGCCAGCCGGATCGGCCGACACCTCGGGCAGCGGGTGATCGCCATTGAACCGGTCCCGGAGCGCCGTCAGATGGCGGAGCGGCACGGGATCGAGACGCTCGACTTCACCAAGGACATCGGTGACCGGCTCCGCGACATGACCGACGGCCGGGGGCCGGACGCCGTCGTCGACGCCGTCGGGATGGAGGCGCACAACTCCCCGGCCGGTGCTTTCGCCCAGCACGCCGTGGGGCTGCTGCCCGACGCCCTCGCCAAAAAGGCCATGGAGACCGCGGGCGTGGACCGGATGTCGGTGCTCCACGCCGCCATCGACTCCGTCAGGCGCGGCGGCACCGTGTCCCTCAGTGGTGTCTACGGCGGCACCGCCAGCCCGATGCCGCTGCTGACGATGTTCGACAAGCAGCTTCAGTTCAGGATGGGCCAGTGCAACGTGCGGCGCTGGACCGACGAGCTGCTCCCGATCGTCGAGGATGCCGCCGACCCGCTGGGCGTGATGGACCTGAAGACCCACGAAGTGTCCCTCGACGGCGCCGCCGCGGCCTACGAGCTGTTCCAGAAGAAGGAAGACGGCTGCATCAAGGTCGTCCTCAAGCCCTAGGTGTAATTCCCACGGAGGCCTTGGAGCCTACGCGGGGCGCGGTTCCGGATGGCCCGGCCGGGTCCCGCGGCTGCCGGCCCGCAGTGCAGCCTGTCGCCGTGAGCGTCGCCGTCATTGGTCCTATGCTGGGTGCACGGGCGCCACACTTGTCTCCGAGGAGAGGAGTCCGGCAATGAGGATCCTGTTAGTCGAGGATGAGAAGATCCTGGCGGATACTGTGCGCCGGGGTCTGGTGAACGAGGGGTTCGTCGTGGACGTCACCCACGACGGCGTCAGCGGGCTCTCGGCGGCGACCGAGCACGCCTACGACGTGATCCTGCTGGATCTGATGCTGCCGCTCAAAAATGGCTATGACGTCCTCCGCGAACTGCGACAGCGCCGGATCTGGACCCCGGTGCTGATGCTGACGGCGAAGGACGGTGAGTACGACCAGACAGATGCGTTCGATCTGGGAGCCGATGACTACCTGACCAAACCCTTCAGTTTCCTCGTCCTGGTGGCCCGCATCAGGGCCCTGATGCGCAGGGGAGCCCCGGAGCGGCCCGTCGTCCTGACGCTCGGGACCCTGACGCTGGACCCGGTCAACCACCGTGTCCGGCGGGGCGAGACGCCCATCAGCCTCACGGCTCGGGAGTATGGGCTCCTGCAGTACCTGATGCGCCGGCACGACCAGATCGTGTCCAAGGCGGACATTCTGGACAACGTCTGGGATTCAGCGTTCGAGGGCGGCGACAACGTCGTGGAGGTTTACATCGGATACCTGCGGCGCAAGATCGACGTTCCGTTTGGTGTCCAGACGCTGGCTACGGTTCGAGGGGTGGGGTACCTGCTCAGTGCAGACCGGGTCGCTAAGCCCGTGGCCGCGCCACAGCCGCGCGCCTGACGGGCGCCGGGGCCGAGGGTTCCGCGAGTGGGAAGGTCATTTCAAAGCGACATTCCCCGGTGGGCGTTTCCGTGGCTCGAATGGCACCGTCGTGCGCGGCCATGATGCCGGCGGCGATAGCCAGGCCCAGACCGCTGCCCCCGCCCTCGCGTGACCGGCTTTCGTCGAGCCGGACAAATCGCTCGAACACGCGTTCCCGGTCCGCTTCCGGAATCGGGTCGCCGTCGTCGTCGACGGCCACGACAGCCCCGCCGCCGGCTGCGTACAGGCTGACCCGGATCCGGGAAAGGGCATGCCGCTCCGCGTTGTCCAGGACATTCCGCAACACCTGCGCCAGGCGACGGGCATCTCCCTTGATCTTGACCGGGATGAGATCGGCGTTGACCGAGTGCCTGCTGATCGCGCGCAGCCGGCGGACTTCCTGATCCACAACGTCGTCGAGGTCCACATCGGCGTCCTCCATGGTTGGGCCGGCGTCGTTCGTTCGGGCCAGGGTCAGCAGATCGTCCACCAGGTA
Encoded here:
- a CDS encoding TMEM175 family protein, encoding MNKNRLEAFSDGVLAIIITIMVLELHVPAEPTWPALLEEVPTFLSYVLSFAYVGIYWNNHHHMLHLAGRISGGILWANLHLLFWLSLFPFTTRWMSTSDLAEVPVLVYGLNLLLAAIAFYILKTALVRRQGPHGALDVAMGRDWKGRLSPFLYVAGMALSLVNPALGVAVYSGVAALWLIPDRRVERFLSRAADTPGQSGGTNPAATEPGG
- a CDS encoding cupredoxin domain-containing protein; its protein translation is MNTGKIRTALLAPALALILAGTAGCAGGGSPAPASSAPPAATASPDNTGMNGPAASAAATITIKDFGYGAPITVPPGATVTATNQDSARHTVTADEGSAFSVDVQGSGGTGTFTAPARPGTYAYHCDFHPDMHGTLIVK
- a CDS encoding response regulator transcription factor, with the translated sequence MRILLVEDEKILADTVRRGLVNEGFVVDVTHDGVSGLSAATEHAYDVILLDLMLPLKNGYDVLRELRQRRIWTPVLMLTAKDGEYDQTDAFDLGADDYLTKPFSFLVLVARIRALMRRGAPERPVVLTLGTLTLDPVNHRVRRGETPISLTAREYGLLQYLMRRHDQIVSKADILDNVWDSAFEGGDNVVEVYIGYLRRKIDVPFGVQTLATVRGVGYLLSADRVAKPVAAPQPRA
- a CDS encoding alpha/beta hydrolase family protein, translated to MPTAESPVSIATGDIAVSAVYARPTSTFATLVVAHGAGTGMDHPFLSGFTRALNEESVATLRFNFPYREAGKKFPDKPPAAIAAWRAAMEEAAARSAGEPVWAAGKSFGGRMASMAVADGMAAAGLVYLGYPLHPPGKPEKIRDEHLYGLTLPMLFLQGTRDAFATPALLEAVVARIGPAATLEWCEGGGHTFDVAGHKRPPEEVGASLAGAVAAFLKVRG
- a CDS encoding zinc-dependent alcohol dehydrogenase; its protein translation is MRALTWQGKRSVRVENVPDPVIQDPTDAIVKITSSAICGSDLHLYEVLGPYLQAGDILGHEPMGIVQEVGADVRNLKPGDRVVIPFNISCGHCWMCKQGLQSQCETTQVRSHNSGASLFGFSELYGSVPGGQAEFLRVPYADYGPVKVGQELPDERYLYLSDILPTAWQGVKYADVPAGGTLAVFGLGPVGQFASRIGRHLGQRVIAIEPVPERRQMAERHGIETLDFTKDIGDRLRDMTDGRGPDAVVDAVGMEAHNSPAGAFAQHAVGLLPDALAKKAMETAGVDRMSVLHAAIDSVRRGGTVSLSGVYGGTASPMPLLTMFDKQLQFRMGQCNVRRWTDELLPIVEDAADPLGVMDLKTHEVSLDGAAAAYELFQKKEDGCIKVVLKP
- a CDS encoding DUF4193 domain-containing protein is translated as MATDYDEVRSDVAESRNASLEALRSANAPDARSVARDLDEADTSEGVELPGADLSGEELTVTVIPQKEDEFTCYSCFLVRHRSQLAREKAGHSYCADCLS
- a CDS encoding GNAT family N-acetyltransferase, encoding MSPITVRHNPDRNRFEVLDGDTVIGRAAYVDRDAESQRIFYHTVINDGFEGQGLAGRLAAQALDETVAAGLTIVPVCPYIKKYLQKHPGYSANVSRPNPATLEFLDAYLAGQARR